A genomic stretch from Falco cherrug isolate bFalChe1 chromosome 1, bFalChe1.pri, whole genome shotgun sequence includes:
- the PES1 gene encoding pescadillo homolog, with translation MGGLEKKKYERGAATNYITRNRARKKLQLSLPDFRRLCILKGIYPHEPKHKKKVNKGSTAPRTFYLLKDIKFLLHEPIVNKFREYKVFVRKLRKAYGKSEWSTVDRLRDNKPSYKLDHIVKERYPTFIDALRDLDDALSMCFLFSTFPRTGKCHVQTIQLCRRLAVEFLNYVIASRSLRKVFLSIKGIYYQAEVLGQPITWITPYTFSHDHPTDVDYRVMATFTEFYTTLLGFVNFRLYHSLNLLYPPKIDGQADELKPVEGKEYAMDSESYLEKLSALSASLARVVAPTHEDEVEMDEFPVEGETAEQMDAKKKEQEALEKHKKLFEGLRFFLNREVPREPLAFIIRCFGGQVSWDKSLCIGATYDVSDPSITHQIVDRPQVQQQVVGRYYLQPQWVFDSVNAKLCLPVADYFPGVQLPPHLSPFVTEQEGDYIPPEKLKLLAMQRGENPDGESEEEEEEEEEEGDNDKEEEEEEDESEKEEEMKLKKMEEQKTQSNKALPVKVTAGKLRLEDKQRLEQEQQSEEKRLAIMMMKKREKYLYKKIMFGKKRKVREANKLAAKRKAHDTAVKEEKKKSKKARRA, from the exons atGGGTGGGCTGGAGAAGAAGAAG tACGAGCGGGGAGCCGCCACCAACTACATCACCCGCAACCGGGCGCGGaagaagctgcagctgagccTGCCCGACTTCAG GCGTCTCTGCATCCTGAAGGGGATTTACCCCCACGAGCCCAAGCACAAGAAGAAGGTGAACAAAGGCTCCACGGCACCCAGGACCTTCTACCTCCTCAAGGATATCAAATTCCTCCTTCACGAGCCCATCGTCAACAAATTCCGGGAGTATAAG gTTTTCGTGCGGAAGCTCCGGAAGGCGTACGGGAAGAGCGAGTGGAGCACCGTAGACCGGCTGAGGGACAACAAGCCCAGCTACAAGCTTGACCACATCGTGAAGGAGAG GTACCCAACTTTCATAGACGCGCTGCGGGACCTGGACGATGCTCTCTCCATGTGCTTCCTCTTCTCTACCTTCCCGCGGACGGGCAAGTGCCATGTCCAGACCATCCAGCTCTGTCGACGCCTGGCTGTGGAATTCCTTAACTACGTCATTGCCTCCCGCTCCCTGCGGAAG GTCTTCCTCTCCATCAAGGGCATCTACTACCAGGctgaggtgctggggcagcccaTCACCTGGATCACCCCTTACACCTTCTCCCACGAT caccccacaGATGTGGATTACCGTGTGATGGCCACCTTCACCGAGTTTTACACCACCCTGCTGGGCTTCGTCAACTTTCGCCTCTACCACTCCCTCAACCTGCTCTACCCCCCCAAG ATTGATGGCCAGGCTGATGAGCTGAAGCCTGTGGAGGGCAAAGAGTACGCCATGGATTCAGAGAGCTACCTGGAG AAACTGTCGGCTCTGAGCGCCAGCCTGGCCCGTGTGGTGGCACCGACCCACGAGGACGAGGTGGAGATGGATGAGTTCCCAGTGGAGGGG GAGACTGCAGAGCAGATGGATGCgaaaaagaaggaacaggagGCCCTGGAGAAGCACAAAAAGCTGTTTGAGGGGCTGCGCTTCTTCCTCAACAGGGAGGTACCTCGCGAGCCACTGGCCTTCATCATCCG GTGCTTTGGTGGCCAGGTCTCCTGGGACAAGTCCCTGTGCATTGGTGCCACCTATGACGTGAGCGACCCCTCCATCACCCACCAGATTGTTGACCGGCCCcaggtgcagcagcaggttgTTGGCAG GTACTACCTGCAGCCTCAGTGGGTCTTCGACTCCGTCAATGCCAAGCTGTGCCTCCCTGTGGCCGACTATTTCCCTGGCGTGCAGCTGCCCCCGCACCTCTCGCCCTTCGTGACGGAGCAGGAAGGAGACTACATCCCTCCTGAGAAGCTGAAGCTGCTGGCTATGCAGAGGGGCGAGAACCCAG ATGGAGagagtgaggaggaggaggaagaggaggaagaggagggtgaCAATGacaaagaagaggaggaggaggaagatgagtctgaaaaggaagaggagatgaAATTAAAGAAGATGGAAGAGCAGAAGACTCAGAGCAACAAG gcGCTTCCCGTGAAAGTGACCGCTGGCAAGCTGCGGCTGGAGGACAAGCAACgcctggagcaggagcagcaaagTGAGGAGAAGCGTCTGGCCATCATGATGatgaagaaaagggagaaatacCTCTACAAGAAGATCATGTTTGGCAAGAAGCGCAAAGTCCGAGAG GCCAACAAACTCGCTGCAAAGAGGAAAGCCCACGACACTGCCgttaaagaggagaaaaagaagagcaagaagGCACGACGAGCGTGA
- the TCN2 gene encoding transcobalamin-2, which yields MLTWPQCAETASCDTFPSPAVSCLAQLGSACLCRAASRAVLWHPFPRSGMWLLLILLQAAVLPAQLCEAPGKAAVVQALSAQLLGLVADPTRDPDPSVYLALRLARVHNLRREEQYLAQLRDTFQRHYGRSVQAAGRPHAAPHSHPQQDAAAAEHSMSTEAEWPETGRLALYLLGLQATCPALEPGPLRSLVTWLKYYLEEDWAGSRHHGHPLTSYYQYSLGVLALCVHRKRVREEVIRRLLAAEHHSRFRHSSGSAVDTEAVVALAFTCLEQQRLVGTRLAAELRAATRRVRRRMVEAQGQDGFIGNVYSTPWAMQVFIATSMCQTQPAYGRAMAALLENLDAFTTAATMAQALPVLYGRSYLDIASMRCREEPDTLMPISPEPLPERPGNKTVQLVVECPELRCSQHRLYDQPVSVPASASLLDVLTAAAVQGPSNFTFDTRDTPLGPFLSRVLGLEAQQQKQSYWQLLTAPSTSLQMGIADYRPRDRETLILRLSTW from the exons ATGCTGACTTGGCCCCAGTGTGCGGAAACAGCATCTTGTGACACCTTCCCGTCCCCAGCGGTGTCCTGTCTTGCTCAGCTGGGCTCCGCCTGCCTCTGCCGGGCTGCCAGTcgtgctgtgctgtggcacCCATTCCCTCGCTCTGGCATGTGGCTGCTTCtcatcctgctgcaggctgcggtcctgcctgcccagctctgcg AAGCCCCGGGAAAGGCGGCAGTGGTGCAGGCACTGagtgcccagctgctggggctggtggcgGACCCGACGCGGGACCCTGACCCCAGTGTCTATCTGGCCCTTCGCCTGGCCCGTGTCCACAACCTGCGCAGGGAGGAGCAGTACCTGGCACAGCTGCGGGACACCTTCCAGCGCCACTATGGCAG GagtgtgcaggcagctgggcgGCCCCACGCTgcaccccacagccacccccagcAGGATGCTGCGGCTGCTGAGCACAGCAT GAGCACTGAGGCAGAGTGGCCGGAGACGGGGCGGCTGGCACTgtacctgctggggctgcaggccaCTTGTCCCGCATTGGAGCCTGGTCCTCTGCGCTCACTGGTGACATGGCTGAAATACTACCTGGAGGAGGACTGGGCAG GCTCCCGGCACCACGGCCACCCCCTCACCAGTTACTACCAGTACAGCCTGGGCGTGCTGGCACTGTGCGTCCACCGCAAGCGGGTGCGGGAAGAGGTGATCCGTCGGCTCCTGGCAGCTGAGCACCACAGCAGATTCAGGCACAGCAGCGGCAGCGCTGTGG ACACGGAGGCAGTGGTGGCACTGGCCTTCacctgcctggagcagcagcgGCTGGTGGGGACCAGGCTGGCGGCAGAGCTGCGGGCGGCCACAcgcagggtgaggaggaggatggtTGAGGCGCAGGGCCAGGATGGCTTCATTGGCAATGTCTACAGCACCCCCTGGGCCATGCAG GTCTTCATCGCCACCAGCATGTGCCAGACGCAGCCAGCGTATGGCCGGGCCATGGCTGCGCTGCTGGAGAACCTGGACGCCTTCACCACCGCTGCCACCATGGCCCAGGCACTGCCGGTGTTGTACGGCCGCTCTTACCTGGACATAGCCTCCATGCGCTGCCGGGAGGAGCCGG ACACGCTGATGCCCATCAGCCCTGAACCGCTGCCGGAGAGGCCAGGGAACAAGACTGTGCAGCTGGTGGTGGAGTGCCCCGAGCTGCGGTGTTCCCAGCACCGGCTCTATGACCAGCCAGTGTCTGTGCCCGCCAGTGCCTCCCTCCTGGACGTGCTTAcggcagctgctgtgcagggacCCTCCAACTTCAC GTTTGACACCCGGGACACCCCCCTGGGCCCCTTTctgagcagggtgctggggctggaggcccagcagcagaagcagagctaCTGGCAGCTCCTCAccgcccccagcaccagcctgcagaTGG GCATCGCTGACTACAGACCTCGCGACAGGGAGACCCTCATCCTGCGCCTGAGCACGTGGTAG
- the SLC35E4 gene encoding solute carrier family 35 member E4 yields MCLRSRRGDEAPMTAGEGTLRPWKPDPGQAGGGRPPPGPSLPLTLTVLAWLGTGTTMAGLNKWIFATHGFRYPLLLSSLHMLSGVAVGYPLGWARGPSPPAPRPRARIYLLSLTFCTSVALGNLGLSYVQLDVAQAVATTTPLVTLLLSGLLGGRRHHPLQYAAMGPVCAGAACSIAGGLCFYQPGCGFLLAATVLRALKSIQQSLLLQEDQLDALSLLCLTSLPSFCLLFGAAVALEVGPSWEGVLRYDGTLWACILLSCLGSVLYNLATYCILSLTSALTVHVLGNVTVVGNLLLSRLLFGSHLSGLSYVGIGLMLAGMFMYHQPDLIAARWATRLGRGLPRRE; encoded by the exons ATGTGCCTGCGGTCCCGCCGCGGCGATGAAGCACCGATGACAGCCGGCGAGGGGACCCTCCGGCCCTGGAAACCGgacccagggcaggcagggggaggccggcCACCCCCCGGGCCATCGCTGCCCCTGACCCTCACCGTCCTGGCCTGGCTGGGCACCGGCACCACCATGGCCGGCCTCAACAAATGGATCTTTGCCACCCACGGCTTCCGCTACCCGCTGCTGCTGTCGTCCCTCCACATGCTGTCGGGGGTGGCCGTGGGGTACCCACTGGGCTGGGCACGGGGACCGTCACCgccagccccccggccccgcgccaGGATCTACTTGCTCAGCCTCACCTTCTGCACCAGCGTGGCGTTGGGAAACCTGGGCTTGAGCTACGTGCAGCTGGACGTGGCGCAGGCAGTGGCCACCACCACCCCGTTGGTCACCCTCCTGCTGtcggggctgctggggggccgGCGGCACCACCCGCTGCAGTATGCCGCCATGGGGCCCGTCTgcgctggggctgcctgcagcatcgCCGGCGGGCTCTGCTTCTACCAGCCCGGCTGTGGCTTCCTCCTGGCTGCCACCGTCCTCCGCGCTCTCAAGTCCATACAGCAGA gtctgctgctgcaggaggaccagctggatgctctctccctgctctgcctgaccTCCCTGCCCagtttctgcctgctcttcGGGGCAGCTGTGGCGCTGGAGGTGGGTCCCTCCTGGGAGGGTGTCCTGCGCTATGACGGCACGCTCTGGGCTTGCATCCTACTCAGCTGCCTGGGCTCCGTCCTCTACAACCTGGCCACCTACTGCATCCTCTCCCTCACCTCCGCCCTCACCGTCCATGTCCTGGGCAACGTCACTGTGGTGGGCAATCTGCTGCTCTCCCGCCTCCTCTTTGGCAGCCACCTGAGCGGGCTCAGCTATGTGGGCATCGGGCTGATGCTGGCTGGGATGTTCATGTACCACCAGCCAGACCTCATCGCGGCACGCTGGGCGACGCGGTTGGGACGGGGCCTCCCCAGGCGGGAGTAG
- the LOC129736941 gene encoding uncharacterized protein LOC129736941 — protein sequence MHVLVCTGSVCVGVLLCTQSCMCRCAHMYWRVQALHVQADLMHVGRGVLLCTGTLCTSVSVQSFMCTGVCARSLCRYICADSVCANAPSRICVHRGVCVCACRLTGTGVHAGSVWVSRSHVSPCAHAGCACSGMWLQIHDSAHPTAVLPGETRSSLCVHVCVRVCTCVCVCACVCAPLLSSAGWSKPRAVCTCRSCGQTKSPGMGWVTVPSRVPNPTVLCQSYGAGGGAAALLLSPSCPPCHHGSSSSPIPPGLLWLEQACGGAGLPARPQGSLTEMVRAQQRGQGRLRPTHHPSGMVLGCGMAHADLGKGTSQCMHALALMPAQTCGCAVTGALAPLRVVAASVLTVSAPGPKDPALIALVPK from the coding sequence ATGCATGTGCTGGTGTGCACGGGTTCTGTGTGTGTAGGTGTGTTGCTGTGTACGCAGAGCTGTATGTGCCGGTGTGCACATATGTATTGGCGTGTGCAGGCTCTGCATGTGCAAGCAGATCTCATGCATGTGGGCAGGGGTGTGCTGCTGTGCACAGGTACTCTGTGCACAAGTGTGTCTGTGCAGAGCTTTATGTGCACAGGTGTGTGTGCGCGCAGCCTCTGCAGGTACATCTGTGCAGATTCTGTGTGTGCAAATGCACCTTCACGCATCTGTGTGcacaggggtgtgtgtgtgtgtgcatgcaggcTGACAGGTACCGGTGTGCACGCAGGCTCAGTGTGGGTGAGCAGGTCACATGTGTCCCCATGTGCACACGCAGGCTGTGCATGCTCAGGGATGTGGCTGCAGATACATGACTCTGCACATCCAACTGCTGTCCTGCCTGGGGAAACACGGAGCAGcctgtgtgtgcacgtgtgtgtgcgtgtgtgcacgtgtgtgtgcgtgtgtgcatgtgtgtgtgcaccaCTACTAAGCTCTGCTGGTTGGAGTAAACCCAGGGCTGTGTGTACATGCCGCTCTTGTGGccaaacaaaaagcccagggatggggtgggtgACTGTCCCCTCTCGTGTCCCCAACCCCACTGTGTTGTGCCAATCCTatggggctggtggtggtgctgccgCATTGTTGTTGTCCCCATCGTGCCCTCCCTGCCACCAcggctccagctccagccccatccctcctggcttgctgtggctggagcaggcatgtgggggggcagggctgcctgcccgTCCCCAGGGCTCCCTCACAGAGATGGTGAGAGCCCAGCAAAGGGGACAGGGACGGCTCAGGCCCACTCACCACCCCTCAGGGatggtgctgggctgtggcatgGCACACGCTGACCTTGGCAAAGGGACATCCCAGTGTATGCATGCCCTGGCATTGATGCCAGCACAGACGTGCGGATGTGCTGTGACGGGTGCACTGGCACCACTGCGTGTGGTGGCTGCTTCCGTGCTCACTGTCTCTGCGCCAGGGCCGAAGGACCCAGCTCTGATTGCACTTGTCCCGAAATAA